One genomic segment of Thunnus albacares chromosome 18, fThuAlb1.1, whole genome shotgun sequence includes these proteins:
- the LOC122967907 gene encoding protein sidekick-1, whose product MVGRGFRLDFLHSKFFSSTCHSHFFILGLILAHAQASSASCKSKNISALYQHCGLHRDGVHDLHCFNKHDGTVICEWKPGYHTAKKTYTLIIQQQDKFCLEYKNVDGNSAMIKLFKKYNMTAQVFENIESTNCTKAVFRGSAGGLLRCGPPDKVTFSRDLGKLFVNVSWQKNDIKVIKNYSVTYNALGSLLGSKLSAQSKIGEINKVENLNSSLAYVVQVKCVTNDKCKDCPWSDTYTVPPELTTRPVIVKLQESDIAERKGCRLLFLKWKFATKELHDGYRVTIGKASGEALRERINVTQPEMRLILSYSAYRLNIKAFNNVSISPAVTQMIPQREGVEAGKLNVTVNSETSFTIYWKDDLIKTYVCYSVEWREKGHKAAGMSFYRDADNHRTLSPLKEPLEPYKRYSITLHTRPNKDTCNMKHVNNSESTYGSTQFYFIEGSPVSAPTNISIYNVTLNSVELQWSSIPEEDVRGFLLGYIIHYIEYHHRETHTEINITVDPEFNSYKLGDLKSDTTHQVQISAFTRAGAGVRSTATLFKTNHQDYFSASSTIIVFTVLAIVVMFGAPIIKRAKVILWPSIPNPGHSNTMQKIDGPCELELLESINILKVEEWDTNSLHIVEKEAVIPVITLPSTIPLLRDSEDEEESPEMTCDDWFQRDSDDTTGDIIPHATADAFSDTQQTNLQSSPCAFSSEYTTMEMFQQVIPQGTPANTSVTEAMESEPEDIELTVMKSGLDYLGHFGTSPVLDSEEISTFLERCGT is encoded by the exons ATGGTTGGCCGTGGATTTCGGTTAGATTTTTTACACTCAAAATTTTTTTCCTCCACGTGCCATTCACACTTTTTCATCCTTG GTCTGATTCTTGCTCATGCTCAAGCATCTTCAG CAAGTTGCAAGTCAAAGAACATTTCTGCCTTATATCAGCACTGCGGACTTCACCGAg ATGGAGTTCATGATTTACACTGTTTTAATAAACATGATGGCACAGTAATCTGTGAGTGGAAACCTGGATACCACACAGCAAAAAAGACATATACACTCATCATACAACAACA AGATAAATTTTGTTTAGAATACAAAAATGTGGATGGAAACTCAGCGATGATCAAgttatttaaaaagtacaacatGACCGCTCAGGTTTTTGAAAACATTGAGTCAACAAATTGTACCAAAGCAGTCTTCAGAGGGTCAGCAGGGGGCCTGT tgagATGTGGTCCTCCAGATAAAGTGACATTCAGCCGTGACTTGGGGAAACTGTTTGTGAATGTGAGCTGGCAAAAGAATGACATAAAGGTCATCAAAAATTACTCTGTGACATATAACGCACTGGGCAGCCTATTAGGGAGCAAG TTGTCAGCGCAATCCAAAATCGGAGAGATAAATAAAGTGGAGAATCTGAACTCCTCACTAGCCTATGTTGTACAGGTAAAGTGTGTCACTAATGATAAGTGTAAAGATTGCCCATGGAGTGACACCTACACTGTCCCACCAG AACTGACAACACGGCCCGTCATCGTCAAACTTCAAGAGAGCGACATTGCAGAGAGAAAAGGCTGCCGGCTGCTTTTTCTAAAgtggaag tttgcTACCAAAGAGCTGCACGACGGCTACCGTGTGACCATTGGGAAAGCGTCAGGAGAGGCCCTACGTGAGCGGATAAACGTCACTCAGCCTGAGATGAGACTGATTCTCTCCTATTCAGCTTATCGTCTCAACATCAAAGCCTTCAACAACGTTAGCATCTCCCCAGCCGTCACCCAGATGATACCACAGCGAGAAG GTGTAGAAGCCGGGAAGCTGAACGTGACAGTCAACAGTGAGACATCTTTTACTATCTATTGGAAAGATGACCTCATCAAAACTTATGTCTGCTATTCTGTGGAGTGGAGGGAAAAGGGGCATAAAGCAGCAGGCATGTCCTTTTATCGGGATGCAGACAACCACAGGACCTTATCCCCTTTAAAAG AGCCTTTGGAGCCTTACAAGAGGTACAGCATCACTCTGCATACACGACCAAACAAGGACACCTGCAACATGAAGCATGTCAACAACAGTGAGAGCACCTATGGGAGCACACAGTTCTATTTCATTGAAGGAT CTCCTGTCAGTGCTCCCACAAACATCAGCATCTACAATGTGACGCTGAATTCAGTGGAGCTGCAGTGGTCGTCCATCCCAGAGGAAGACGTCAGAGGTTTCCTGCTGGGTTACATAATCCACTACATTGAGTACCACCACAGGGAGACACATACAGAGATAA ATATTACAGTGGATCCAGAGTTTAACAGCTATAAATTGGGAGATCTCAAGAGCGACACAACGCACCAGGTCCAGATATCAGCGTTCACCCGGGCAGGAGCTGGAGTACGAAGCACAGCAACCCTCTTTAAAACAAATCATCAAG aTTATTTTAGTGCCAGTAGTACCATCATAGTCTTTACAGTTTTGGCCATTGTGGTGATGTTTGGAGCTCCGATAATAAAAAG AGCAAAAGTTATTCTGTGGCCCAGCATACCTAACCCTGGACACAGCAACACAATGCAGAAAATAGACGGGCCCTGTGAGCTG gaaCTCCTAGAGTCCATCAACATCCTGAAGGTAGAAGAATGGGATACGAATAGTCTTCATATAGTTGAGAAAGAAGCTGTGATCCCTGTAATCACATTACCATCAACAATACCTCTTCTCCGTGACtcagaggatgaggaagaaTCACCAGAAATGACTTGTGACGATTGGTTCCAAAGAGACAGCGACGACACTACTGGAGATATCATACCTCACGCTACCGCAGACGCATTCTCGgacacacaacagacaaacCTCCAAAGTTCACCTTGTGCGTTTTCAAGTGAATACACAACAATGGAAATGTTTCAGCAGGTGATTCCTCAGGGCACGCCGGCGAATACATCAGTTACTGAAGCCATGGAAAGCGAGCCAGAAGACATAGAATTGACTGTGATGAAGTCAGGATTGGACTATCTGGGTCATTTCGGTACCAGTCCAGTCTTGGATAGCGAGGAGATATCCACGTTTTTGGAGCGGTGTGGAACATGA